One Obesumbacterium proteus DNA window includes the following coding sequences:
- the msbA gene encoding lipid A ABC transporter ATP-binding protein/permease MsbA: MLNDKDLSTWQTFRRLWPSISPFKAGLIVASVALVINAGSDAYMLSLLKPLLDDGFGKTGSDILKWMPFVVIGLMIVRGISGFISSYCVSWVAGKVVMNMRRRLFSHMMGMPVSFFDQQSTGTLLSRITYDSEQVASSSSDALITVVREGASIIALFCMMFYYSWQLSLILIVIAPVVSIAIRMVSKRFRNISKNMQNTMGTLTTSAEQMLKGHKEVLIFGGQEVESKRFDKTSNWMRQQNMKMVAASSVSDPIIQLIASFALAFVLYAASVPSVMETLTAGTITVVFSSMIALMRPLKSLTNVNAKFQRGMAACQTLFAILDLEQEKDTGKLEVKRAKGDVEFRNVTFSYNSKSSPALKNVSFTIPANKTVALVGRSGSGKSTIANLLTRFYDIQEGEILLDGHDLREYTLSSLRNQVGLVSQNVHLFNDTIANNIAYARNEVYSREQIEEAARMAYAMDFIDKMDNGLDTVIGENGVLLSGGQRQRIAIARALLRDSPVLILDEATSALDTESERAIQSALDELQKNRTSLVIAHRLSTIEKADEIIVVEDGYIAERGDHATLLAKNGAYAQLHRLQFGQ, encoded by the coding sequence ATGCTGAATGACAAAGATCTTTCGACCTGGCAAACATTTCGTCGCTTATGGCCATCGATCTCTCCTTTCAAGGCAGGCCTGATTGTTGCCTCAGTCGCACTCGTAATTAACGCGGGTAGTGATGCCTACATGCTCTCCTTGTTAAAGCCATTATTGGATGATGGTTTTGGCAAGACAGGGTCCGATATTCTGAAATGGATGCCATTCGTCGTTATTGGATTAATGATCGTGCGCGGGATTTCTGGTTTCATCTCCAGCTACTGCGTCTCTTGGGTGGCGGGCAAGGTGGTGATGAATATGCGTCGTCGCTTGTTCAGCCATATGATGGGCATGCCGGTTTCCTTCTTTGACCAACAATCGACCGGAACGCTGCTATCGCGAATCACCTATGACTCTGAGCAGGTTGCTTCTTCGTCATCAGATGCATTGATTACGGTTGTGCGTGAAGGTGCTTCGATTATTGCCCTGTTCTGCATGATGTTTTATTACAGCTGGCAGCTATCTCTGATTCTGATTGTTATTGCCCCGGTGGTTTCAATCGCTATTCGCATGGTGTCGAAGCGTTTTCGTAACATCAGTAAGAATATGCAAAATACGATGGGCACATTGACCACTAGCGCTGAACAGATGCTAAAAGGTCATAAAGAAGTGCTGATCTTTGGTGGTCAGGAAGTTGAAAGCAAGCGTTTTGACAAAACCAGCAACTGGATGCGTCAGCAGAATATGAAGATGGTCGCTGCGTCTTCGGTGTCAGACCCTATTATTCAGTTGATCGCCTCTTTTGCACTGGCGTTTGTGCTGTATGCGGCAAGTGTTCCATCGGTAATGGAAACTCTGACGGCCGGTACGATCACCGTAGTGTTCTCTTCAATGATTGCATTGATGCGCCCACTGAAGTCCCTGACTAACGTCAACGCCAAATTCCAACGCGGTATGGCGGCATGCCAAACGCTGTTTGCTATTTTGGATCTCGAGCAGGAAAAAGACACCGGTAAGCTGGAAGTTAAGCGTGCTAAAGGCGATGTTGAGTTCCGTAATGTCACGTTCAGCTATAACAGCAAAAGTTCACCTGCGCTGAAAAACGTCAGCTTTACCATTCCTGCCAATAAAACGGTGGCTTTAGTAGGACGTTCAGGTTCAGGTAAATCAACGATTGCGAATCTGTTGACGCGTTTTTATGACATCCAAGAGGGCGAGATCCTGCTGGATGGGCATGACCTACGCGAATATACGCTGAGTTCTCTACGTAATCAGGTTGGTTTGGTTTCGCAAAATGTTCACTTATTCAACGATACTATTGCGAACAACATCGCCTATGCGCGTAATGAAGTTTACAGCCGTGAACAAATTGAAGAAGCGGCTCGCATGGCATATGCCATGGACTTCATTGATAAAATGGATAACGGTTTAGACACCGTCATTGGCGAAAACGGCGTGCTGCTGTCAGGTGGACAGCGCCAGCGTATTGCCATTGCTCGTGCGTTGCTACGCGATAGTCCGGTTCTTATTTTGGATGAAGCCACGTCTGCGTTAGATACCGAATCTGAACGTGCGATTCAGTCTGCGCTGGATGAATTACAGAAAAACCGTACTTCGTTGGTTATTGCTCACCGTTTATCAACTATCGAAAAAGCCGATGAAATTATCGTTGTTGAAGATGGTTATATCGCTGAGCGTGGCGATCATGCAACGCTCTTGGCGAAGAATGGGGCATATGCTCAGCTGCATAGGTTGCAATTCGGGCAATGA
- a CDS encoding DNA internalization-related competence protein ComEC/Rec2 has translation MRWDEGMHCAALGCLPLLFLPSVPTKYFAYGILPVALLLLCMCSGQFRKIAFVILGLAWGIICAQRVLAPLDYDISRPVNITGYVVSAALGTVSPQDKVTFRVFTVNGQDVKDRFDITLYWNSERYSFCSGQRWALTARLRPVHGRLNQGGYDAQRASVSHHVVLQGMPTAYQRLSSGCDWRQQIISRSVTAIPDSSSKAIIVALAFGERGLLTREQNSLFRINGLSHLLAISGLHIALAAMLGWCVARAIQLCFPLRWINPYFPMAMMMGVGWGYVWLAGANPPAIRVGVAMMLISAYGVWGKFIPPKKYLLNVACLMVVWDPLVLLSDSFWLSVIAVSCLLFWYWLAPLPSSLQIQKRFFWLRLLHLQFGIALCLMPVQIYLFHGISGSALWANFFAVPLVTYLVVPLILVGIGTSWWSDPLGAWHTAGHLLDVMQWGLSSGPVFWVDSSAAGLWISLSLLTLFVIGFSFSKVGLPLWCVVQAVIYLWISGAKKSDDIELRVHMLDVGHGLAVLIERRGNAILYDTGNKWDGGDIATSEIIPYLHWHGLKLDGMVISHSDSDHSGGRYSLSHAFPLAWVRSPDPRDFSCHIGSDWVWQGVRFTVLWPPRQIAVPKNNDSCVVMVAVGERKMLLTGDIETEVETQLVQRWKKQLNADVLQVPHHGSNTSSSSLLLRRVKPNEAISSSARFSPWHFPSPKVTARYRVQSIHWHDTAHAGEVIMTAKTDNWRINELKTQLNPRWYHGWFGVRSHNE, from the coding sequence ATGAGATGGGATGAAGGTATGCACTGTGCAGCGTTAGGCTGCTTGCCGTTACTATTTCTTCCTAGCGTTCCTACAAAATATTTTGCCTATGGCATTCTGCCTGTTGCGTTGCTGCTCCTTTGCATGTGTTCTGGGCAATTTCGAAAAATTGCATTTGTGATACTGGGACTCGCATGGGGGATTATTTGTGCGCAGCGTGTATTAGCGCCTTTGGACTATGATATCTCCCGCCCCGTCAACATAACGGGATACGTCGTTAGCGCGGCGCTTGGTACTGTATCGCCTCAGGACAAGGTAACGTTTCGTGTCTTTACGGTGAATGGCCAAGATGTAAAAGATAGATTCGATATCACCTTATATTGGAACTCAGAGCGTTATTCATTTTGCTCTGGGCAGCGGTGGGCGCTAACCGCGCGCTTGCGTCCTGTTCATGGGCGTCTTAATCAGGGCGGGTACGATGCACAACGAGCATCGGTGAGTCATCATGTTGTTTTGCAAGGCATGCCGACGGCTTATCAACGACTGTCGAGTGGATGTGATTGGCGACAACAGATTATAAGCAGATCGGTAACAGCGATACCGGACTCATCCTCCAAAGCCATTATTGTCGCATTGGCTTTTGGTGAGAGAGGGCTACTTACGCGTGAACAGAATTCGCTATTTCGCATAAATGGTTTGTCTCATTTGCTCGCCATTTCGGGGCTGCACATCGCGTTGGCTGCGATGCTGGGCTGGTGTGTCGCAAGGGCGATACAGCTCTGTTTTCCTCTCCGCTGGATTAATCCTTATTTTCCAATGGCAATGATGATGGGCGTTGGCTGGGGTTATGTATGGCTTGCAGGCGCCAATCCTCCGGCTATTCGCGTTGGCGTTGCGATGATGCTTATCTCTGCATATGGCGTTTGGGGCAAATTTATCCCACCCAAGAAATATCTGCTGAATGTGGCCTGTCTTATGGTGGTTTGGGACCCGCTTGTATTGCTGTCTGACAGCTTTTGGCTATCTGTGATTGCAGTTTCCTGCCTTCTGTTTTGGTATTGGCTTGCACCATTGCCCTCATCGTTACAAATACAAAAACGATTCTTTTGGTTGAGGTTATTACATCTGCAATTTGGCATTGCTTTGTGCCTCATGCCCGTACAAATTTATTTATTTCATGGCATCAGCGGCAGTGCGCTGTGGGCCAACTTTTTTGCTGTTCCCTTGGTGACTTATCTTGTTGTACCGCTGATTTTAGTCGGCATAGGTACCTCTTGGTGGAGTGACCCACTAGGCGCATGGCACACGGCAGGGCATCTGCTAGATGTGATGCAATGGGGATTATCGAGTGGGCCTGTGTTCTGGGTAGATAGTAGTGCCGCTGGCCTCTGGATAAGCCTAAGCCTCCTGACACTGTTTGTTATTGGCTTTTCATTTTCTAAGGTAGGGTTGCCGCTTTGGTGTGTTGTTCAGGCGGTGATTTATCTTTGGATATCCGGTGCTAAAAAAAGTGATGATATTGAGTTGCGTGTTCACATGCTGGATGTGGGACATGGGCTGGCGGTGCTTATCGAACGTCGTGGCAATGCCATTTTGTATGATACGGGTAATAAATGGGACGGTGGCGATATTGCTACCAGTGAAATTATTCCCTACCTACATTGGCATGGACTGAAACTGGATGGCATGGTGATTAGCCATAGCGACTCAGACCACAGCGGCGGGCGATATTCTCTCAGTCATGCGTTTCCATTAGCGTGGGTGCGAAGCCCAGATCCTCGCGATTTTTCCTGCCATATCGGCAGCGATTGGGTCTGGCAAGGCGTGCGTTTTACCGTGCTTTGGCCACCTCGCCAGATTGCCGTTCCGAAAAATAATGATTCTTGTGTTGTCATGGTTGCAGTGGGGGAGCGCAAAATGCTGCTCACTGGAGATATAGAAACTGAAGTTGAAACCCAACTGGTACAGCGCTGGAAAAAGCAGCTTAATGCCGATGTCTTGCAGGTGCCTCATCATGGCAGCAATACCTCATCGAGTAGTTTGTTGCTGCGTAGGGTTAAGCCAAATGAGGCGATAAGTTCTTCTGCACGATTTTCTCCATGGCATTTTCCTTCACCAAAAGTGACTGCGCGTTATCGTGTTCAAAGTATTCATTGGCATGATACTGCACATGCCGGAGAGGTTATAATGACGGCAAAAACAGATAATTGGCGAATAAATGAACTAAAAACGCAATTAAATCCACGTTGGTATCACGGTTGGTTTGGCGTAAGGAGCCATAATGAGTAA
- the ihfB gene encoding integration host factor subunit beta: MTKSELIERLASQQPHLPAKAVEDAVKEMLEHMATTLADGERIEIRGFGSFSLHYRAPRVGRNPKTGDKVELEGKYVPHFKPGKELRDRANIYA, translated from the coding sequence ATGACCAAGTCCGAACTTATTGAAAGACTTGCTAGCCAGCAACCACACCTGCCTGCGAAGGCGGTTGAGGATGCAGTGAAAGAAATGCTTGAGCATATGGCAACAACGCTTGCTGACGGTGAACGCATTGAGATCCGTGGATTCGGCAGTTTTTCACTTCACTACCGTGCGCCTCGCGTCGGTCGTAATCCTAAAACTGGTGATAAAGTGGAACTGGAAGGTAAATACGTTCCCCATTTTAAACCTGGTAAAGAACTACGTGACCGGGCGAACATCTACGCTTAA